The proteins below are encoded in one region of Tsuneonella sp. CC-YZS046:
- the ftsE gene encoding cell division ATP-binding protein FtsE — MSAEEGHIVRFDNVGLRYGTGKEVLGDISFTLYPGSFYFLTGASGAGKTSLLRLLYLAQRPSRGVISMFGTDVITLPRARLPGFRRRLGVVFQDFRLVPHLSAYDNIALPLRVAGVPDEDLHQPVSDMLDWVGLVDRADARPATLSGGEQQRVAIARAVIGRPDMLIADEPTGNVDPEMAVKLLRLFEALNRLGTTVVVATHDLHLLKKVPDSLIMRLDKGRLNDPTGALRYPPRRPVMPA, encoded by the coding sequence ATGAGTGCCGAAGAGGGCCATATCGTGCGCTTCGACAATGTCGGCTTGCGTTACGGCACCGGCAAGGAAGTGCTCGGCGACATTTCCTTCACGCTTTATCCGGGCAGCTTCTATTTCCTGACCGGCGCGAGCGGCGCGGGCAAGACATCGCTGCTGCGATTGCTTTATCTCGCGCAACGTCCCTCGCGCGGCGTGATCAGCATGTTCGGGACCGATGTGATCACCCTGCCACGCGCACGGCTCCCCGGCTTCCGCCGCAGGCTGGGCGTGGTGTTTCAGGATTTCCGGCTCGTTCCGCATCTTTCCGCCTATGACAATATCGCCCTGCCGCTGCGGGTGGCCGGGGTTCCCGACGAGGATCTGCATCAGCCGGTGTCGGATATGCTGGACTGGGTCGGCCTGGTCGATCGGGCGGACGCCAGGCCCGCCACGCTTTCAGGTGGAGAGCAGCAGCGGGTGGCCATCGCGCGGGCGGTGATCGGCCGGCCCGATATGCTGATTGCCGACGAACCTACGGGCAACGTCGACCCGGAGATGGCGGTCAAGCTGTTGCGGCTGTTCGAGGCGCTCAATCGGCTGGGCACGACCGTGGTGGTCGCCACGCACGATCTGCACTTGCTCAAGAAAGTGCCGGATTCCCTGATCATGCGGCTCGACAAGGGGCGCCTGAACGATCCCACCGGCGCGCTCCGCTATCCGCCTCGCCGCCCGGTCATGCCTGCATGA
- a CDS encoding YdcF family protein, protein MIRRILAGAVIFWLLGFVLFSVALPQPVDEGKTDAVVVPTGSGGRIARGLEILRRTQARKMLVTGVDPEVKPKEFAAQFGVEPQLMQCCVTLGAEAADTRGNALEAADWAKREKLRSLRLVTSDWHMRRAALELRRELPDDIELIKDAVATQPTLRTLFLEYNKLLASFLAPIALR, encoded by the coding sequence ATGATCCGGCGCATCCTCGCAGGGGCCGTGATCTTCTGGCTGCTCGGTTTCGTCCTGTTCTCGGTGGCGTTGCCTCAACCGGTCGACGAGGGCAAAACCGATGCCGTGGTGGTTCCGACCGGATCGGGTGGGCGAATTGCAAGAGGGCTCGAAATTCTGCGCAGGACGCAGGCCCGGAAGATGCTGGTGACCGGCGTCGATCCGGAGGTGAAGCCGAAGGAGTTCGCGGCCCAGTTCGGCGTGGAGCCGCAACTGATGCAATGTTGCGTCACCTTGGGTGCGGAAGCGGCCGATACGCGTGGCAATGCCTTGGAGGCGGCGGATTGGGCCAAGCGGGAAAAATTGCGCTCTCTGCGCCTGGTGACCAGCGATTGGCATATGCGCCGTGCCGCATTGGAATTGAGGCGCGAGCTTCCGGATGACATCGAGCTGATCAAGGATGCGGTTGCCACCCAGCCGACGCTGCGCACCCTGTTTCTCGAATATAACAAGCTGCTTGCCAGCTTTCTGGCCCCCATTGCGCTGCGATAA
- a CDS encoding lysophospholipid acyltransferase family protein gives MMAVLRSLAFYAVFYGASVLFVLVAVLVAMLFPHAGRAVPERWSAFHRVCARHILGIDIRIVGERPSQPVLYALKHESFFEAIDLPTLIDRPVIFAKEELFRILGWGRAALAYGVVPVRRDKGAAALRDMVTAARSFARSGRPLAIFPEGTRVPHGAAAPIRSGFAGLYKLLGLPVVPIAVDSGPPYHRRWKRTGTITYRFGEPIPPGLPRQEIEARVLAGINALNDGQSAGGAQP, from the coding sequence ATGATGGCCGTGCTGCGCAGTCTCGCCTTCTACGCCGTCTTCTATGGCGCCAGCGTATTGTTCGTGCTCGTCGCAGTTTTGGTCGCTATGCTGTTTCCACATGCCGGGCGAGCAGTGCCTGAGCGATGGTCCGCCTTCCATCGCGTCTGCGCCCGTCATATTCTCGGCATCGATATCCGCATCGTGGGGGAGCGGCCTTCACAACCCGTCCTCTATGCCTTGAAGCATGAAAGCTTTTTCGAGGCCATCGATCTGCCCACCCTGATCGATCGGCCGGTGATTTTCGCCAAGGAAGAACTGTTCCGGATACTGGGCTGGGGCCGGGCCGCGCTGGCCTATGGCGTGGTGCCCGTGCGACGCGACAAGGGAGCGGCCGCCTTGCGCGACATGGTGACCGCGGCGCGATCATTCGCGCGAAGCGGGCGCCCGTTGGCGATCTTTCCGGAAGGCACGCGGGTGCCGCATGGAGCGGCTGCACCGATCCGTTCGGGCTTTGCGGGCCTGTACAAGCTGCTCGGCCTGCCGGTCGTGCCCATCGCCGTGGACAGCGGCCCGCCCTATCATCGCCGATGGAAGCGGACGGGCACCATCACCTATCGTTTCGGGGAGCCGATTCCTCCGGGCCTGCCGCGCCAGGAGATCGAGGCCCGCGTCCTTGCCGGGATCAACGCCTTGAACGATGGCCAAAGCGCGGGAGGCGCTCAGCCATGA
- a CDS encoding MJ0042-type zinc finger domain-containing protein encodes MIIACPACATRYVVPDSAIGVEGRTVRCAKCRHSWFQEGPEITPPPTAPQPPAFAEASAQPGHAEQAAPPRPAFTENFAASPDNETAGTAQEKPGGAVEETVDPAPEADDTVAAPPSFAARPLGEDADTPPAAPADYEDDYSHFDHEPPFRPRRNRLKMLTIAAAVFAAVAVGLVGAASYWGLPDWVPVSRPTFAQAQPDLVLDFPAERQDRRTLPNGTEFFGASGTVTNVGKTAHDVPSILIVLRDARDRIVYSWEVAPPRRSLAPGESVSINEAVTDVPRSAKFAEIGWKPE; translated from the coding sequence ATGATAATCGCCTGCCCCGCCTGTGCTACGCGATATGTCGTTCCCGACAGCGCCATCGGGGTGGAAGGCCGCACGGTCCGCTGTGCCAAATGCCGGCACAGCTGGTTCCAGGAAGGCCCTGAAATCACGCCACCGCCAACGGCTCCCCAGCCGCCGGCCTTCGCCGAAGCCAGCGCGCAGCCCGGCCATGCGGAACAAGCGGCCCCGCCCCGCCCCGCCTTCACCGAAAATTTCGCGGCATCGCCAGATAATGAGACCGCCGGGACCGCGCAGGAAAAACCCGGCGGCGCCGTTGAGGAAACCGTCGATCCGGCGCCGGAAGCGGATGACACGGTGGCCGCGCCTCCCAGCTTCGCCGCCAGGCCGCTGGGCGAGGACGCGGATACGCCCCCAGCCGCGCCCGCCGATTACGAGGATGATTATTCTCATTTCGATCATGAGCCGCCGTTCCGTCCCCGGCGGAACAGGCTGAAAATGCTCACGATCGCCGCTGCGGTCTTCGCCGCTGTCGCGGTCGGCCTGGTGGGGGCGGCCAGCTATTGGGGCCTGCCGGATTGGGTGCCGGTCAGCCGCCCCACCTTCGCGCAGGCCCAGCCGGATCTGGTGCTCGATTTCCCCGCCGAAAGGCAGGACCGGCGGACCCTTCCCAACGGCACCGAATTTTTCGGAGCAAGCGGCACCGTGACCAATGTGGGGAAGACCGCCCATGACGTGCCATCGATCCTGATCGTGCTGCGCGATGCGCGCGACCGTATCGTCTACAGCTGGGAAGTCGCTCCGCCCAGGCGCAGCCTTGCCCCGGGCGAAAGCGTTTCCATCAACGAGGCGGTGACCGACGTCCCGCGCTCGGCGAAGTTCGCGGAAATCGGCTGGAAGCCCGAATAG
- a CDS encoding cell division protein, whose protein sequence is MTTRLSGLAGKSGRQLLPQARLAGPMLWVIAIMIALTVVAAAGGLALANVAGQARGELSGAVTVQIVEAGAEAREAQAQAALAQLQRMPGVAEVARVPDEEIGALLAPWLGEANLGGTGDAAIAVPALIDLRLNGAADKKAIEALRGALAKVAPAARVDAQADWLKPVFSAIHSLQWLAASLILLLAAATVAAVWLAARSALGTNRETIEIVHHLGGTDAQIARIFQRSVAVDAALGSTAGLALGLIAVLMMGSRFAALGSGMVAGGGLRWQDWLLIAAIPLVGTVLAALTARFTVMAALRRML, encoded by the coding sequence GTGACCACCCGACTTTCGGGGCTGGCTGGCAAGAGCGGCCGCCAGCTTCTGCCTCAGGCTCGCCTCGCGGGGCCGATGCTCTGGGTGATCGCGATCATGATCGCCCTGACCGTGGTCGCCGCGGCCGGCGGGCTGGCTCTCGCCAATGTGGCTGGCCAGGCTCGTGGCGAATTGTCCGGCGCGGTAACCGTGCAGATCGTGGAGGCGGGCGCCGAAGCGCGCGAAGCCCAGGCGCAGGCTGCCCTGGCGCAGCTTCAGCGCATGCCGGGCGTGGCGGAGGTCGCGCGCGTGCCGGATGAGGAAATCGGCGCCTTGCTGGCTCCCTGGCTCGGCGAGGCCAACCTTGGCGGCACGGGAGACGCTGCCATCGCAGTCCCTGCGCTGATCGATCTGCGCCTGAACGGAGCGGCGGACAAAAAGGCGATCGAGGCATTGCGCGGAGCGCTGGCCAAAGTGGCGCCTGCCGCGCGGGTCGATGCCCAGGCCGATTGGCTCAAGCCTGTCTTTTCCGCGATCCATTCGCTACAGTGGCTCGCGGCCTCTCTGATCCTCCTGCTTGCGGCAGCCACCGTCGCCGCTGTCTGGCTGGCCGCCAGGTCCGCGTTGGGCACCAATCGTGAAACGATCGAGATCGTGCATCATCTGGGCGGGACGGATGCCCAGATCGCGCGCATCTTCCAGCGTTCGGTGGCAGTTGACGCCGCCCTTGGCTCCACCGCCGGACTGGCGCTGGGATTGATCGCCGTGCTCATGATGGGCAGCCGCTTTGCCGCGCTCGGGTCCGGCATGGTCGCGGGCGGGGGCCTTCGCTGGCAGGATTGGCTGCTGATCGCCGCGATCCCGCTGGTCGGGACAGTGCTGGCGGCATTGACCGCTCGCTTCACCGTCATGGCGGCCTTGAGGCGCATGCTATGA
- a CDS encoding recombinase family protein: MIGSSIIPDKLHLNHRLANEISTPRKFGNEMIIRGHFLPMASIHPQVDRGRAGAGVNSLDAQREACEAYILSQRHEGWSLVPSHYDDGGYSGGNTERPRDRRGGPTAYNVCYRAFAHDPASRGIKCRTRTAPLVGSLQVQRDHIVIKLRPDALGIETDAPWNWCIPLPPRKPFREAKLRIDADTNELSPDADLLKLLADAMAAQQLVFASPELSLNQLGKREGRRCRTQLARLLRIAWLSPRIVEAIADGSQPRMLTRKSLLTGSIPTSWSEQERQFGFAA; encoded by the coding sequence TTGATCGGATCGTCCATCATCCCAGACAAGCTTCATTTAAACCATCGCCTTGCGAATGAGATATCCACGCCGCGTAAGTTCGGCAATGAGATGATCATCAGGGGCCATTTTTTACCGATGGCGAGCATACACCCGCAAGTCGACCGAGGACGGGCTGGAGCAGGAGTTAACAGCCTCGATGCCCAGCGTGAGGCATGTGAGGCCTATATCCTGAGCCAACGGCACGAAGGCTGGTCGCTGGTTCCCAGCCATTATGATGATGGCGGTTACTCGGGCGGTAACACGGAACGTCCCCGGGATCGACGAGGCGGGCCAACTGCGTACAATGTTTGCTACCGCGCATTTGCTCACGATCCAGCTTCGCGAGGTATCAAATGCAGAACCCGCACTGCGCCCCTGGTTGGATCGTTGCAGGTACAAAGAGATCACATCGTCATAAAGCTTAGGCCCGATGCTCTCGGTATCGAGACAGATGCCCCATGGAACTGGTGCATCCCCCTTCCGCCGCGCAAGCCCTTCCGCGAAGCGAAACTCAGGATCGATGCCGATACCAATGAGTTGAGTCCGGATGCAGACCTGCTCAAGCTGTTGGCAGACGCCATGGCCGCGCAGCAGCTGGTATTTGCATCACCTGAGCTCAGCCTCAATCAACTGGGCAAGCGCGAAGGACGACGGTGCCGAACCCAGCTGGCCCGGCTGTTGCGCATCGCATGGCTCAGCCCGAGAATCGTTGAAGCCATCGCTGATGGCTCCCAGCCCAGGATGCTAACCCGCAAAAGTCTGCTGACGGGCAGCATCCCAACCAGCTGGTCCGAGCAGGAACGGCAGTTCGGGTTCGCTGCATGA